AGGCATCTACCGCTCTGATGATTACGGTTCGACCTGGGTGAAGCTGTCCGATCCCACGATCAAGGACATCCTCTCGCTGGCCGGTGACCGTCAGAATCATGGCAAGGTCTTCATCGGCACTGACGGACGCGGAGTGTTCCAGAGTCAGTAATTCAAAGGGGCGTCCGATCCTTGTCCGGTTAATGGTAAAGTCGGGAGGTTTAGACCTCCCGACTTTATTTTTTAACGCCACTTGTCGTCAGCTAATTCATGATTTTGGAAACTTTTAAAACCTATCCTGCGAAACCAGAACAGCGCTTGTGCGCATCGGTTAAATTTGTCTTAGCTCATTGCTCATGGCCACAGGCAAGCTGGTAAGCGACGCGACCCGACAGCTGAACGACTGGCTGGAGGCAGGCAAATTCAAGGAGGGGGATCGCCTGCCCTCGGAGCGCGCCATCGCCAAGGAGCTTGGGGTGAAATATTACGGACTGAACCGTGCGATGGGCCGGTTGATTTCGGAAGGCCGGGTGCTTCGTGAAGGTTACCGTCTCTCGATCGCGGTGGCTCCACGCGTTTCGCGCCGTATGGTTTTCCATCTGATTGTCGCACGCCGCACGCATCACCTCGCAAGTTATCGGAGGGCGGCCGCCAACTTGGATATCGAGCTGGTGGTGCATGATTGGGTCGCGGCCGAGGAGGTCGCTTCCATTCTGAATCAACTGGATTCAAAAGAGACCGCCGGTGTGGTCTGTGATCCGCCTAGCGAATCCGTGCACGCTACCGATTGGCTGCCCGCTGCGCTCCAACTTATCCGTCATGGTATTCCAGTGGTCTGCACCGGAGGCTGGGGATTGAACGGCGAATTGTCCGCCGTGGGCGCCAATGTAAATAACGGCGTTACTCTGGCACTTTCGCATCTTCTGGGGCTTGCTCATCGCGAGCTGGCGCTGGTTACGTTTCCCGCCGGAAGTGAGCGCGAGATGAGTGTGTTAGATTACTGGAACCGGCTTTGCGTGCGCAACCAGCTGGGTTCCTCTACCGAACGCATTTTGCTGCAGCCCTCGTGGCTGACGGAAGAGCGGGATATCGATGACTTGGTGGAGTTGCTGGTCACCGGTCCGTGGAATAATGTAACGGGTCTGGTCATCCTCGTCGGCTACAATACGGACATCCAATCTTTGTTCACCAAACTTGCCCGCCGAGGACGGCGGGTGCCCGAATCACTGTCGGTGGTGGTCGTGGGTAATGCGAAGGCTTTGGCGTCCGCCGAGCCCCGCGTCAGCGCGGCGGGTTTTGACATGGTGCTTTGGTTTGAACTGACCTTCGACCTCCTTTTGCGCGAAGTTCACGAACAACGTCAGTTGGGCGTGCCGCGTGAGCCGTCGAGTATTCAAATGATGCCACGCCTGGTGGTGCGCGAATCGACGCGGGCATTGGAAGGAGCGGAGCTTGGCCCGAAGGCGGCCGCGTTCACGAGCGAATCGGCGGCTGTCACCAAGGACATCGCGCATTTGGAGCGTCTGGCAAAGCAGCCGTATCCGCTCGCTGCGAAGGCATCGCTTTCGGAGCTTCCGCGGTTTACCCCGGTGGATCTGCGTCCTTTCGTCAATCGTCCGCTAATTTTCCGCCGCGGCTGGCTGGGCGACATTCCGTTGCGCTGCCTCGCGCCGGGCACGCACGAAATTCAGGGCGTGCCATTTGAAATTCTTGGAGGCCCCAACCGTGCGAATGGTGGCGCGGTTATTTTCCAGTCGACGACCAATACTACTGGAAATGCGCGAAAGCTTCCGGATCGCCTGGTCATTCCGATCAACGGTCCGGTCGAGGCCGTTTATATTTTGCACGGATGCGGCTACGCAAAACCGATGCAGCCTTTCGCGCATTACCGTTTTCATGCGAATAAGCGCGTGATCGGAAACGTTCCGTTGGTCAGCTTGGGGTGGATGCATGCGGCGGCGAGTGGTGATCCCGGTTTGGATAAGGAAAAACCGAGCGCCAATATCCAGGACTGGTGGCCTGATTTTCTTCACCAAGATTTCCCCCATGCGCGTGTGGTTCCCTTGTTGGAAAACGATGAAACCAACCATGTGAACCGGCATGTTTTTCTCTATACGCTGGAGTGGATCAATCCCACGCCGAAGCAGCCGCTCACGCACATTGAAATCCAGGCTGATCCCACGGTGCCCACGACGTTGGGCCTGCTGGCGATAACGGTGGTGAGGCCTCGCACTCCGGTTTAAAGTGTTCGCGCAAAACGTCGCGGTTGAGAGGCGCGTTAGAGGTTTGTTGACCGGCCGGGATGCGCGCGCGTCCCGGCTTTTTTTGCGGGCGGTGATACGCCTCTTAATTGTTCAAACATCTGCATAAGGATCGCTTGGGGTTCGGGAGGTTTCCGTTGCCGAAGAGGTGATCGCCTATGGATTAGCTTGGATCCCTTACCCCCTGTATTCCCCTTTTTGCCTGAGTGCAGTGCTTCCTGCTTCTGCGCCCACAGTCGGTATGGCTCAAAACCCGTTATGACCCCTCGAATGAAATCTCTCTGCGGCGTTATCGCTGCGCTGTCTTTGGTGTTGTCGGTGCCAATGGCGGTTCATGCCCAGCCTGCCGGCGGGTTTGATCCGAAGACGTTGGCCCAGGCGCCCCAAGGCAAGCCATGGGAACCGGCTTGGGGCTTCTGGGCCCAGGCGACGCCCGAATCGTGGCAGCAGACGCATTGGGGCTTCGTTAACCAGGCAAAGAAGGGCGGGGTTGATGTGCTGTTCCTGGGTGACTCGATCACCAAGGGCTGGGCGGGAGCCGGCAAAGAAGTCTGGGCGCAACATTACCAGCCGCTGAAGGCACTCAACATCGGTATTGGCGGAGACACTACACGCCAGACCTTGTGGCGTCTTGAAAACCAGGCGATGGAAGGCATCCAGCCCAAGGTCGTGGTGCTGATGATCGGCGTGAACAACATTTTCACAGCCACGGGCACCGACGAGGAAATCGCCCAAGGCATCGCCGAGATCATCAAGCAGATCCACGCCAAGCGTCCGGCGGCCAAGGTTCTCCTGACGAGCGTATTGCCTTTGGGTAATGCCGGGCAGAGTGCGCGGGCGGCGAAGATCAACCGGCTGGTGGCCGCGAAGCAGCCATCGTTTGTGCGCTTTCTGGATCTGACCGGAACGTTTCAGGGAGCGGACGGCAAGGTCGTCGCGGAGCTTTACACGGCCGACTTGGTGCACCTGGCCAAGCCCGGCTACGAGGCCTGGGACAAAGCGATGCGTCCCGTGTTGATTGCGATGCTGCGCTAAACGGCCTGTGCGCCCGCTTTGTTTTAACCCGTCTGTCCGCCCCTGATTGTCGAAGAGTATGCCCGTATGAATGAGTCTCCGCTAAGACCAATTGCCGCATCTGGAATCCAGCCTGCCAAGACTTGGCACTGTGGAACGCTGACCTACACCAAGGCGGGGATCATCACGCTGTTCACCTTCCTGTTGTTCGGGAGTTTCTCGTTCAATCTGATGATGACGGTGGTGCCGAGCATCCTGCCGTTGAAACTCAAGAGCCTCGGGGCGTCTGATGTGCTGATCGGCATGCTGCTCACCAGTATCTTTCCGATGTTCGGCTTGGTGATCTCGCCGTATCTGAGCTTCAAGAGCGATTATCTGAGAACGCGGTGGGGACGCCGCAAGCCGTTCTTCTTTTTCACGCTGCCGTTCGTCACGCTGAGCATTCTGGCGCTCGCATTTTCCGAGGACATCGCGCGTCTGATGCAAAGTTCCGGTTTGCTCGCCAACCTGACGCCAACTGCCGCGGCGATCGGTGTCATGAGCGTGTGTATCGTGGCGTTTCAGTTCTCCGACGTGGTGATCGCCTCAGTTTATAATTACATTTTCAACGACACGGTTCCCGTCGCGCTGACCGGCCGGTTTTTCGGTCTGATGCAGATGGTCGGAGCCTCGATCGGCTTCCTCTACAATTATTTCATCTTCAAATACGCGGAGAGCCACATGAAGGAAATCTTCGTGGCGACCGCGCTGGTGTATTTTGTCGGCATCGGGTTGCTCTGTATCTTCGTGAAAGAGGGCGAGTATCCGCCCGTTAACGAAAAGGAGAAGGTTAACACGCGGGGTCTGGCGGGGCTCAAGACGTTCTTCCGCGAAAGCTTCTCACATAAGTTTTATTGGACGAAGTTCATCTACTCGATGTCGCCTGCGCTGGGTGCGGCGCTGTGGCCGTTCGGCATTTTTTATTACAAGGAGATGGGCCTGTCGCTCGATTACATCGGGAAGGCCAGTGCCGTGACCGCACTGGCGGGCATGATCGCCGCCTACTTTGCCTCGGTCTATATCGATCGCTGGCATCCGCTGCGCATTCTGGCCTATTCCGGCGTGTTCGCGGCCACGCTTTCGGTGGGCGGCTGGGTCTGGGCTTTTGTGACCCTGCCACCGGCGGCATTCTTCTGGCTGAACATGCTGGGCGGCGGGTTGATCGGCGTATTTCACGGTGCGCTGTGCGGAGTGGCCGCCGTGCCGTTTGACATGCGCCTGCAGCCCAAGTCGCGCTACGGCCAGTTTTGCTCGGCGCAATCGATCGTCACGAATGCCTGCAAGATGGTCGCCGGTGCGGCGGCCGGATATTACTTCTACGCGCTTAAAACGTATTTTTTCAGCGGCTCGGACTACGCCTATCGTTTCAACTTCGTGTGGTCGGCGGTGGCCAGCATCGTGATGGGTTATGTCATCTACAGTCTCTACCGCCAGTGGCAGGCTCTCGGTGGCGACCTTCGTTTTAATCCGCCTGCGCCGTGGTCCGAAAAAGGCTACGAAGAAATGGAGCGGCCGTTGTTTG
This window of the Rariglobus hedericola genome carries:
- a CDS encoding GntR family transcriptional regulator codes for the protein MATGKLVSDATRQLNDWLEAGKFKEGDRLPSERAIAKELGVKYYGLNRAMGRLISEGRVLREGYRLSIAVAPRVSRRMVFHLIVARRTHHLASYRRAAANLDIELVVHDWVAAEEVASILNQLDSKETAGVVCDPPSESVHATDWLPAALQLIRHGIPVVCTGGWGLNGELSAVGANVNNGVTLALSHLLGLAHRELALVTFPAGSEREMSVLDYWNRLCVRNQLGSSTERILLQPSWLTEERDIDDLVELLVTGPWNNVTGLVILVGYNTDIQSLFTKLARRGRRVPESLSVVVVGNAKALASAEPRVSAAGFDMVLWFELTFDLLLREVHEQRQLGVPREPSSIQMMPRLVVRESTRALEGAELGPKAAAFTSESAAVTKDIAHLERLAKQPYPLAAKASLSELPRFTPVDLRPFVNRPLIFRRGWLGDIPLRCLAPGTHEIQGVPFEILGGPNRANGGAVIFQSTTNTTGNARKLPDRLVIPINGPVEAVYILHGCGYAKPMQPFAHYRFHANKRVIGNVPLVSLGWMHAAASGDPGLDKEKPSANIQDWWPDFLHQDFPHARVVPLLENDETNHVNRHVFLYTLEWINPTPKQPLTHIEIQADPTVPTTLGLLAITVVRPRTPV
- a CDS encoding MFS transporter, giving the protein MNESPLRPIAASGIQPAKTWHCGTLTYTKAGIITLFTFLLFGSFSFNLMMTVVPSILPLKLKSLGASDVLIGMLLTSIFPMFGLVISPYLSFKSDYLRTRWGRRKPFFFFTLPFVTLSILALAFSEDIARLMQSSGLLANLTPTAAAIGVMSVCIVAFQFSDVVIASVYNYIFNDTVPVALTGRFFGLMQMVGASIGFLYNYFIFKYAESHMKEIFVATALVYFVGIGLLCIFVKEGEYPPVNEKEKVNTRGLAGLKTFFRESFSHKFYWTKFIYSMSPALGAALWPFGIFYYKEMGLSLDYIGKASAVTALAGMIAAYFASVYIDRWHPLRILAYSGVFAATLSVGGWVWAFVTLPPAAFFWLNMLGGGLIGVFHGALCGVAAVPFDMRLQPKSRYGQFCSAQSIVTNACKMVAGAAAGYYFYALKTYFFSGSDYAYRFNFVWSAVASIVMGYVIYSLYRQWQALGGDLRFNPPAPWSEKGYEEMERPLFVGTQVRWLNYALSMTNLVMFSTLAFMIWVAYWLWHIDWTTAFHVYVFGLVPVSVLLYLWWVKVERAIKADVARCVAGESPKDGIPHHGIFFVKAIVLLLGMPVKIGLMIVAMQEGLHNGVIVFGIGAQVADLGVILAVLILRRMERGNDPMLNYDGRKVVA
- a CDS encoding GDSL-type esterase/lipase family protein, which translates into the protein MKSLCGVIAALSLVLSVPMAVHAQPAGGFDPKTLAQAPQGKPWEPAWGFWAQATPESWQQTHWGFVNQAKKGGVDVLFLGDSITKGWAGAGKEVWAQHYQPLKALNIGIGGDTTRQTLWRLENQAMEGIQPKVVVLMIGVNNIFTATGTDEEIAQGIAEIIKQIHAKRPAAKVLLTSVLPLGNAGQSARAAKINRLVAAKQPSFVRFLDLTGTFQGADGKVVAELYTADLVHLAKPGYEAWDKAMRPVLIAMLR